Proteins encoded together in one Triticum dicoccoides isolate Atlit2015 ecotype Zavitan chromosome 7B, WEW_v2.0, whole genome shotgun sequence window:
- the LOC119339130 gene encoding tyrosine N-monooxygenase-like produces MMACCCFVVSQLLIVITLMYLVMAKSKARSGTCSSATVPLPLPPGPWPWPVVGSLPKLVLNKPAFRWIHRMMKDMGTDIACFRLGGVHVVPITCPKIAREVLKKQDKNFSSRPLTFASGANSSDYKDAVLSPFGDQWMKMRKVLTSEIICPSRHKWLQDKRADEADNLTRYIYNLTTGGSSSTSGLGANVDVRHVARHYCDNVIRRLVFGQRYFGEPKSDGGPGPMEMEHMDASFALLGFTFAFCASDYLPCLLGLDLDGHKKIIKEANTKVDRLHNVVIEERWRQWNSGEREDGVQDFLDVLITLADGDGKPLLSIDEVKAQSKGIILEAIDNPSNAVEWALAEMVNNPELLAKAVEEMDRVVGRERLVQELDIMQLNYLKACIREAFRLHPIAPFNLPHIAIADTIVAGYHVPKGSHVILSRLALGRNPTVWDEPLQFKPERHMGDNINVVLTESELRFISFSTGRRGCIAASLGTTMSVMLFGRLLHGFTWTKPAGVSAINLSESKHDLFIEKPLVLHAEPRLPVHLYPLMHC; encoded by the exons ATGATGGCGTGCTGTTGCTTTGTTGTATCCCAGCTGCTCATTGTAATAACGCTCATGTACCTTGTCATGGCCAAGAGCAAGGCCCGCAGTGGCACGTGCTCATCGGCGACGGTGCCGCTTCCACTTCCGCCGGGGCCATGGCCGTGGCCAGTGGTGGGTAGCTTGCCCAAGCTAGTGCTCAACAAGCCGGCGTTCCGTTGGATCCATCGCATGATGAAGGATATGGGCACCGACATCGCTTGCTTCCGCCTCGGCGGCGTCCACGTCGTGCCGATCACATGTCCCAAGATCGCAAGGGAGGTGCTCAAGAAGCAGGACAAAAACTTCTCGTCCCGCCCACTCACCTTCGCCTCCGGTGCCAACAGCTCGGATTACAAGGACGCCGTGCTCTCACCATTCGGCGACCAGTGGATGAAGATGCGCAAGGTGCTCACCTCTGAGATCATCTGCCCCTCCCGCCACAAGTGGCTCCAGGACAAGCGCGCCGACGAAGCTGACAACTTGACGCGCTACATCTACAACCTCACCACCGGGGGGTCATCTTCAACGTCGGGACTAGGCGCCAACGTTGATGTCAGGCACGTCGCGCGACATTACTGCGACAACGTCATCCGCCGGCTTGTCTTCGGCCAACGGTACTTCGGGGAGCCTAAGTCGGACGGTGGGCCGGGGCCGATGGAGATGGAGCACATGGACGCTTCCTTCGCCCTCCTAGGGTTCACCTTCGCGTTCTGCGCCAGCGACTACCTCCCGTGTCTACTTGGCCTAGACCTCGACGGCCACAAGAAAATTATTAAGGAGGCCAACACAAAAGTGGATAGACTGCACAACGTGGTCATTGAAGAGCGTTGGAGGCAGTGGAACAGCGGCGAGAGGGAGGACGGGGTCCAGGACTTCCTTGACGTTCTCATCACGCTTGCCGATGGTGACGGCAAGCCGTTGCTCAGCATCGATGAGGTCAAAGCACAGTCCAAG GGCATAATATTAGAGGCCATAGATAACCCGTCAAATGCAGTGGAGTGGGCGCTGGCGGAGATGGTGAACAACCCAGAATTGCTGGCCAAGGCGGTGGAGGAGATGGACCGGGTGGTCGGTCGCGAGCGACTGGTGCAAGAGTTAGACATCATGCAGCTCAACTATCTCAAGGCGTGCATACGTGAGGCATTTCGCCTCCACCCAATCGCTCCCTTCAACCTGCCGCACATCGCGATTGCCGACACCATTGTTGCGGGCTACCACGTGCCCAAGGGTAGCCACGTCATCCTTAGCCGGCTGGCCCTGGGCCGGAACCCCACCGTCTGGGATGAACCGCTCCAGTTTAAGCCAGAGCGCCATATGGGAGACAACATCAATGTGGTGCTTACCGAGAGCGAATTGCGGTTCATCTCCTTCAGCACCGGACGGCGGGGATGCATCGCGGCATCACTAGGAACAACCATGAGTGTCATGCTCTTTGGCAGGCTCCTGCATGGCTTCACCTGGACCAAACCGGCTGGGGTGTCGGCCATCAATCTCAGCGAGTCCAAGCACGACCTCTTCATAGAGAAACCGCTAGTGCTACATGCTGAGCCACGTCTTCCAGTGCACCTCTACCCTCTCATGCATTGTTGA